In the genome of Croceimicrobium hydrocarbonivorans, one region contains:
- a CDS encoding SDR family oxidoreductase — protein sequence MNSLEGKVAFITGGNKGIGFGIAQALLEQGMKVAISSRNLETAQSAAQELEDSTGGKVLPLAVNVREYDHLESACGNIIAKFGRLDVLVANAGIGHFAPIDEMEPAKWEELIDTNVNGVFYSIKACVDALKKTKGYIFTISSLAGTNFFPTASAYNASKFAVTGMTQSIMLDLRKYDIRVSTIMPGSVTSHFNGHTPTAEDAWKIQPEDIGELLVDLLKINPRTLPSKVEVRPSRPPGA from the coding sequence ATGAATTCATTAGAAGGCAAAGTAGCCTTTATTACGGGCGGCAACAAAGGCATTGGCTTTGGAATTGCCCAGGCCCTATTGGAGCAAGGCATGAAAGTAGCCATCAGCTCCCGCAATCTCGAAACTGCCCAATCGGCTGCTCAGGAACTGGAAGACAGCACCGGAGGCAAGGTGCTTCCTTTAGCCGTTAATGTGCGCGAATACGATCATCTGGAAAGTGCTTGTGGAAATATCATTGCCAAATTTGGTCGTTTGGATGTTTTGGTTGCTAATGCTGGAATCGGTCATTTCGCTCCCATCGACGAAATGGAACCGGCTAAATGGGAAGAGCTGATCGACACCAATGTAAACGGTGTTTTTTACAGCATCAAAGCTTGTGTAGATGCCCTTAAGAAAACCAAGGGTTATATCTTTACCATTAGCAGTCTGGCGGGCACCAATTTCTTCCCCACGGCCAGCGCTTACAATGCCAGTAAGTTTGCCGTTACCGGGATGACGCAATCTATAATGTTAGACCTGCGGAAATATGATATTCGCGTAAGCACCATTATGCCCGGCTCGGTAACCAGTCACTTTAATGGCCACACTCCAACGGCGGAGGATGCCTGGAAAATTCAGCCAGAAGATATCGGTGAATTGCTGGTAGACCTATTAAAGATCAATCCCCGAACTCTGCCCAGCAAGGTAGAAGTTCGACCTAGCCGACCTCCCGGCGCCTAG
- a CDS encoding ATP-dependent DNA helicase, whose amino-acid sequence MNKEWKRAFYTHLKKAFPHQPTQGQLEAFKQLTLFFAEPRADLVFLLRGYAGTGKTSLIQALVPSLEAFQKKAVLLAPTGRAAKVMSLYSGRPAFTIHKYVYRLQTDGRGFSIFRLRPNKARDTVFIIDEASMINDDRSDWSGSVLADLLEFVNSGVRCQLLLVGDTAQLPPVGSDESPALNGDYLARLYGLENYGVELKEVMRQEQESQLLANATFLRKLQIEPPFDQPQFKLGPDVLRLQEGFEVEDALNQAISEVGKEEMCIIVRSNKRANLYNQQLRRRVLWQEDEISTGDYLMVVKNNYHWLPDGHKASFIANGDILELLEIYQLIELYGKRFARVKLRFTDYVDAEPFESIILLDVLDHPGASLSWEEQRAFADEVALDYQDLPTKAAIMKELKENPYLNALQVKFAYAITGHKAQGGQWKRVFVEHPWRPEEEITLDYLRWLYTAITRAREEVYLLGFPDHYFTQASEPDWE is encoded by the coding sequence ATGAATAAGGAATGGAAAAGAGCTTTTTATACACATCTGAAAAAGGCTTTTCCCCATCAGCCAACACAGGGGCAGCTTGAAGCATTTAAACAGTTAACGCTCTTTTTTGCAGAACCGCGTGCCGACCTGGTTTTTTTACTGCGCGGTTATGCTGGAACCGGTAAAACCAGCCTTATTCAAGCCCTGGTTCCCAGTCTGGAAGCTTTTCAAAAGAAGGCCGTCTTATTGGCGCCTACCGGGCGAGCGGCTAAGGTTATGAGTCTGTATTCCGGTCGACCGGCATTTACCATTCATAAATATGTGTACCGATTGCAAACGGATGGACGTGGGTTTTCCATTTTCCGCTTGCGACCCAATAAGGCTCGCGACACCGTTTTTATTATTGATGAGGCTTCAATGATCAATGATGATCGCAGTGATTGGTCGGGATCGGTATTAGCTGATTTGCTCGAATTTGTGAATAGTGGTGTGCGTTGCCAACTCTTATTGGTAGGAGATACCGCTCAGCTACCCCCGGTGGGGAGTGATGAAAGTCCGGCCTTGAATGGCGATTATCTAGCCCGTTTGTATGGATTGGAAAATTATGGAGTGGAGCTTAAAGAAGTAATGCGGCAAGAACAAGAGTCGCAGCTTTTAGCGAATGCCACCTTTTTACGTAAGCTTCAGATTGAGCCCCCTTTTGATCAACCACAGTTTAAATTAGGTCCAGATGTATTGCGTTTGCAAGAGGGCTTTGAGGTGGAAGATGCCTTGAATCAGGCCATTTCGGAAGTGGGTAAGGAGGAGATGTGCATTATCGTTCGATCGAATAAACGCGCCAATCTTTACAATCAGCAATTACGACGGCGGGTGCTTTGGCAGGAAGATGAGATTTCGACCGGTGATTATCTGATGGTGGTAAAAAACAATTACCACTGGTTACCCGATGGCCATAAGGCCAGCTTTATTGCCAATGGGGATATATTGGAATTATTGGAGATCTATCAATTGATCGAGCTTTATGGAAAGCGCTTTGCTCGGGTGAAATTGCGCTTCACCGATTATGTCGATGCGGAGCCCTTCGAAAGCATTATCTTATTGGATGTATTGGATCATCCGGGTGCATCTTTAAGTTGGGAGGAGCAAAGGGCTTTCGCCGATGAGGTGGCCTTGGATTATCAGGATTTGCCTACTAAGGCAGCTATAATGAAGGAGCTTAAGGAGAATCCCTACCTCAATGCCTTGCAGGTAAAATTTGCCTATGCTATAACCGGTCATAAGGCTCAGGGTGGACAGTGGAAGAGGGTATTTGTAGAACACCCCTGGCGGCCGGAAGAAGAAATCACTTTAGATTATTTACGCTGGTTGTATACGGCCATCACCCGGGCGCGGGAGGAGGTTTATTTATTGGGCTTCCCGGATCATTATTTCACTCAGGCTTCGGAGCCGGATTGGGAATAG
- a CDS encoding M48 family metallopeptidase yields the protein MYPLLLGLVFACLSPRVHAQNDDLKTVHSPLFAGENWPEDLKKDWLAKIGEKVGEDGQIHIDESDAASYDDFWLLQFSFIQHMLSNGNMVFDDSITHYLNGLADRVFVNEPDLRKKLRFYTYRSDESNAFCIADGMIFINTALIARCSGEEELAFIMAHEAAHFALEHSYEEFKQRSSLQDIDWLTSADAIDYYLQALERSQEQESAADLWASSLVTKLFSKKHAEQALKDLHYSQYPFQREALKQHPLFGDLNLSLPASYYLADTPAYSENLDYPYKELTHPSIGERIKGIAKIEQASGGEVGFKSNEKAFRAIQELARLDLISSEIDNRRIDLALYHLAAIQESHGKSPYWAYLKLKALHTLLLLKSSQSLSDNLLDISGTEGPLQSLNFQLKQLNTEDCLLIALNESKRIEIEFPTNEFLKNWSREYIGLYFYSDIESWNRLLYSGRRLNISDTINYIDQELKTLVEKSAIPELKKLMPATQLQSLVQSNSKWLQDYFQKARRIRFSVVKLEISSTDEYMLNSGLGFTSEDKLRDEMTFRVESPLEKEVCILSPQIYTSSDPEQQFSQKIDAAFMEEGILKSIKNGTNLKLKAYDLYYPHYRSYEGLSYNQYVAILERLREIRFYHYLALPAPEMDFTQAWELNDTYYGSLLGYISSSSEYYIMEISDLNKGLIQKRFFEKLRSLDPENMDNLVQEINEFSYP from the coding sequence ATGTATCCATTACTACTTGGGCTGGTATTCGCATGCCTGAGTCCGAGGGTCCATGCCCAAAATGACGATTTAAAAACTGTGCATAGCCCCTTATTCGCAGGGGAAAATTGGCCGGAGGATCTGAAAAAGGACTGGCTCGCTAAGATTGGTGAAAAAGTTGGAGAGGATGGACAGATTCATATTGATGAATCGGATGCCGCTTCGTATGATGACTTCTGGTTACTCCAGTTTTCATTCATTCAACATATGCTATCCAATGGGAATATGGTCTTTGATGATAGTATTACCCATTATTTAAATGGATTGGCAGATCGTGTTTTTGTCAATGAGCCTGATTTAAGAAAGAAACTTCGTTTTTATACTTATCGGAGTGATGAAAGCAATGCCTTTTGTATTGCCGATGGGATGATCTTTATTAATACTGCACTTATTGCCAGATGTTCTGGTGAAGAAGAGTTGGCATTTATTATGGCGCATGAAGCTGCTCACTTTGCGCTGGAGCATTCTTATGAAGAGTTTAAACAGCGCAGTAGTCTTCAGGATATTGATTGGTTAACATCTGCTGATGCGATCGATTACTACCTACAAGCACTGGAAAGGAGTCAAGAACAAGAGTCGGCGGCAGATTTATGGGCCAGCTCCTTGGTTACCAAGCTTTTCTCTAAAAAGCATGCAGAACAAGCCTTAAAGGATTTACACTATTCCCAATACCCATTTCAAAGAGAAGCTCTTAAGCAGCATCCATTATTTGGGGATTTAAATCTTAGTTTACCAGCATCCTATTATTTAGCAGATACACCTGCCTATTCTGAGAATCTTGACTATCCCTATAAAGAATTAACGCACCCCAGCATCGGTGAACGAATTAAGGGGATTGCCAAAATTGAACAGGCCTCAGGAGGAGAGGTTGGTTTTAAGTCGAATGAGAAAGCTTTTCGGGCTATACAGGAATTAGCACGTCTGGATTTAATTTCATCTGAAATTGATAACCGTAGGATTGATCTCGCACTTTACCATTTAGCGGCAATACAGGAGAGCCATGGCAAGAGTCCATATTGGGCTTATTTGAAATTGAAAGCATTACACACTTTGTTGCTTTTGAAAAGTTCTCAAAGCTTAAGTGATAATCTCCTTGATATTTCGGGCACAGAAGGACCACTGCAAAGTTTGAATTTTCAATTGAAGCAATTAAATACGGAGGACTGTTTACTTATTGCCTTGAATGAGTCTAAACGGATTGAAATTGAATTTCCTACAAATGAATTTTTGAAAAACTGGAGCCGAGAATATATTGGATTGTACTTCTACAGCGATATTGAATCCTGGAATCGTTTACTCTATTCGGGGAGGCGTTTGAATATCTCCGATACCATTAATTATATCGATCAAGAGTTAAAAACTTTGGTTGAGAAATCGGCTATTCCAGAACTCAAGAAACTAATGCCAGCAACACAATTGCAATCCTTGGTTCAATCAAATTCCAAATGGCTGCAAGATTATTTTCAGAAGGCAAGAAGGATTAGATTCAGTGTTGTTAAACTAGAGATTTCCAGTACAGATGAATATATGCTAAATAGCGGATTAGGTTTTACCTCAGAAGACAAGTTAAGAGATGAGATGACTTTTCGAGTGGAGTCGCCTCTTGAGAAGGAAGTTTGTATCCTCAGTCCGCAGATTTATACTTCTTCAGATCCTGAACAGCAATTTTCTCAAAAGATAGATGCTGCCTTTATGGAAGAAGGCATCTTAAAATCGATTAAGAATGGAACAAATCTCAAATTAAAGGCCTATGATCTGTATTATCCACATTATAGAAGCTATGAAGGTTTAAGCTATAATCAGTATGTAGCAATCTTAGAAAGACTGCGTGAAATAAGATTCTATCATTATCTGGCATTACCAGCTCCTGAAATGGATTTTACGCAAGCTTGGGAATTGAATGACACTTATTATGGGTCACTCCTGGGATACATCTCCTCAAGCTCTGAGTATTATATTATGGAAATCAGTGACTTGAACAAAGGTTTGATTCAAAAACGATTTTTCGAGAAGCTTCGTAGTCTGGACCCTGAGAATATGGACAATTTGGTTCAGGAAATTAACGAATTTAGTTACCCTTAA
- the rsmD gene encoding 16S rRNA (guanine(966)-N(2))-methyltransferase RsmD: MTRIISGKFRGKLIKAPLNLPVRPTTDFAKEGLFNILNNHFYFEEITVLDLFAGTGNLSYELASRGCEQITAVDQNPKCCSFIERTAQSIGFADILQVQRAEVLDFVKRDYRTYDLILADPPYDYTQYEELIEQIIFKKLLAEDGFLVLEHDRETDLSHLEHFYEVRNYGKVAFSFFSLAEESE; the protein is encoded by the coding sequence ATGACCCGTATTATCAGTGGGAAATTTCGTGGTAAGCTTATTAAAGCACCACTCAATTTACCCGTTCGACCTACAACCGACTTCGCTAAAGAAGGTTTGTTCAATATCTTGAATAATCATTTCTACTTTGAAGAAATCACGGTTCTGGATCTCTTCGCCGGTACGGGTAATCTATCCTACGAATTAGCCAGTAGAGGTTGCGAGCAAATTACGGCGGTAGACCAAAACCCAAAATGCTGCAGCTTTATTGAGAGAACAGCTCAAAGTATTGGCTTTGCCGACATCCTGCAGGTTCAGAGAGCGGAAGTTCTGGATTTTGTAAAACGCGATTACCGCACTTACGATCTGATTCTAGCCGATCCTCCTTATGATTATACTCAATACGAGGAATTAATAGAGCAGATCATTTTCAAGAAACTCCTGGCGGAGGATGGCTTTCTGGTACTGGAACATGATCGCGAAACCGATCTCTCCCACTTAGAGCACTTTTATGAAGTCCGTAATTACGGTAAGGTAGCCTTCAGTTTTTTCAGCTTGGCTGAAGAAAGCGAATAA
- a CDS encoding DUF3817 domain-containing protein, with product MKKLVSTSIGRLRLVSIIEGISLILLVLIGVPLKYYFDNPTWVKSIGPVHGGLFILFVLLALMVANSQKWKFKTTALVILVASFIPFGCFYVDAKILKPMEGPN from the coding sequence TTGAAAAAACTAGTTTCTACCTCCATCGGCCGTCTGCGTTTAGTTTCCATTATTGAAGGAATATCACTCATCCTGCTGGTGCTTATCGGCGTACCCCTAAAATATTACTTCGATAATCCCACTTGGGTAAAAAGCATCGGCCCTGTGCACGGCGGCCTTTTCATCCTTTTTGTTTTGCTGGCGCTAATGGTAGCTAACAGTCAGAAATGGAAGTTTAAAACCACTGCTCTGGTAATTCTGGTGGCGAGCTTTATTCCCTTTGGCTGCTTTTATGTGGATGCCAAGATTTTAAAGCCCATGGAAGGCCCGAATTAA
- a CDS encoding DUF3822 family protein, giving the protein MVTGDNIAELSLKVDPGLNRDTLKDCHTVLSLSKTGFSILVAGENKRRILLSAQRFWKEEKSETKLIELYEKSLDQLPVNPDLSASLKCLVNFQKFSLVPEHFYQKGKGQQILSYTAKLQKGDRIYTDHWTHSEALMVHAIPESISDWINKRFMQAQIQHQASAIENLYQATKSESFTGILYVNPGEADFYLAQKGKVQWYNKFQFQTEEDLLYFILYSLEQNRFLPTELHLKVGGLSLKGDKLRSLLERYIGEVKDISVPNNYQLSPMISEKDLRENINLLGVL; this is encoded by the coding sequence GTGGTAACTGGAGATAATATAGCCGAGCTTTCGCTCAAAGTCGACCCAGGCTTAAACCGCGATACGCTCAAAGATTGTCATACCGTGTTAAGCCTGTCCAAGACAGGCTTTTCCATTCTGGTAGCTGGGGAAAACAAGCGTCGTATTCTCCTCAGTGCCCAAAGATTTTGGAAAGAAGAAAAATCGGAAACTAAGCTAATTGAACTCTATGAAAAGAGTTTGGATCAATTGCCTGTTAATCCCGATCTCTCGGCCAGCCTAAAGTGCCTGGTCAATTTTCAAAAATTCAGCCTGGTTCCCGAACATTTTTACCAAAAAGGCAAAGGCCAGCAAATCCTATCCTATACCGCCAAACTCCAAAAAGGTGATCGCATTTACACCGATCACTGGACCCATAGCGAAGCCTTAATGGTGCATGCTATTCCCGAAAGCATTAGCGATTGGATCAACAAGCGCTTTATGCAAGCGCAAATCCAGCATCAGGCCAGTGCCATTGAAAACCTGTATCAGGCCACTAAAAGCGAAAGCTTTACCGGCATCCTTTATGTAAATCCGGGCGAAGCTGATTTTTATTTAGCTCAAAAAGGTAAGGTGCAGTGGTATAATAAATTCCAGTTCCAAACGGAAGAAGACCTATTGTACTTCATATTATACAGCCTGGAACAAAATCGATTCTTACCTACCGAATTGCACCTTAAAGTGGGCGGCTTAAGCCTGAAAGGTGACAAGCTTCGTAGCCTACTCGAACGCTACATTGGAGAGGTTAAAGACATTTCGGTTCCCAACAATTACCAGCTCTCGCCGATGATCAGTGAGAAAGATCTGCGCGAGAACATCAATTTATTAGGCGTTTTATGA
- a CDS encoding SOS response-associated peptidase → MCYDSLSLTKRALDYAQRIGYSDETIQELEEHFLRIRETQGPVFHASGYAHPSFPIVSDVHKLEVDTHLWGLIPSWVKDKEQATSIWNNTLNARSESLLEKPSFRGAVKKGRCLVVTDGFFEHHHKAGKNIPYLIRHRDEGPMILAGLKEEWTDPESQKIWRSFTIVTTVGNELLSQIHNNPKLKGPRMPVILDREAQRLWLEDWQEQNPEERINYLCKAYPDDDLKAHTVQALRGKKALGNVAEALEEVTYPELVENDANDTGQMELF, encoded by the coding sequence ATGTGTTACGACTCCCTATCTCTAACCAAAAGGGCCTTAGATTATGCCCAACGGATTGGTTACAGCGACGAAACTATTCAGGAATTAGAGGAGCATTTTTTACGTATTCGCGAAACTCAGGGCCCCGTTTTTCATGCCAGTGGCTATGCTCACCCCAGTTTCCCGATAGTAAGCGATGTCCACAAACTAGAAGTGGACACCCATCTTTGGGGATTAATTCCCTCTTGGGTAAAAGATAAAGAGCAAGCCACCAGCATTTGGAATAATACCCTTAATGCCCGTAGCGAAAGCTTATTGGAAAAGCCCTCTTTTCGGGGCGCGGTAAAAAAGGGACGCTGTCTGGTGGTTACCGATGGTTTCTTTGAGCATCATCATAAAGCCGGAAAAAACATCCCCTACCTCATCCGTCATCGCGATGAAGGGCCCATGATTTTAGCCGGTTTAAAAGAAGAATGGACCGATCCTGAAAGTCAGAAAATCTGGCGCAGCTTCACCATTGTTACTACCGTGGGGAATGAGCTTTTAAGTCAGATCCATAATAATCCCAAGCTCAAAGGCCCACGAATGCCAGTTATCTTAGATCGCGAAGCACAGCGGTTATGGCTGGAAGACTGGCAAGAACAAAATCCAGAAGAACGCATCAACTACCTCTGCAAAGCCTATCCGGATGATGACCTAAAGGCCCATACGGTTCAAGCCCTGCGAGGCAAAAAAGCCTTGGGAAATGTAGCCGAGGCTTTGGAAGAAGTGACTTATCCCGAATTAGTGGAGAATGACGCGAACGATACTGGTCAAATGGAGTTATTTTAA
- a CDS encoding glutamate--tRNA ligase family protein: MNEAKYIKTRIAPTPSGYLHQGNLFAFALTWLMARKEGLSILLRIDDLDRVRYRVEYLEDVFRSLEILGIDYDEGPSGIEDFEKNWSQELRLDLYHRALNQLKDQNQVFACDCSRKDILELNSEGIYPGTCLNRNLSLDNPDFAWRWKKNSAQLEIKNWSGNSCSEDFPQAMRYTVLKSKAGHPAYQMASLIDDVHFKISHIVRGADLRDSSLFQIALAQELNLKSFEAVHFYHHPLILERGEKLSKSQSAPAAKIYQNPQAQKELFKNLSRYLSLKESPDSLTELLALYSQSGSEA; this comes from the coding sequence TTGAACGAGGCCAAATATATAAAAACCCGCATCGCTCCTACTCCCTCCGGTTATTTGCATCAGGGGAACCTCTTTGCCTTTGCCCTAACTTGGTTGATGGCACGCAAGGAAGGGCTCTCCATCCTGCTTCGCATTGATGACCTCGATCGTGTACGCTATCGAGTGGAGTATTTGGAAGATGTATTCCGCAGCCTGGAAATACTGGGTATCGACTATGATGAAGGGCCCTCCGGAATTGAGGATTTTGAAAAAAACTGGTCGCAAGAGCTGCGTTTGGATCTTTATCACAGGGCCTTAAATCAGCTCAAAGATCAAAATCAGGTTTTTGCCTGTGATTGTTCTCGCAAAGACATTTTGGAGCTAAACTCTGAAGGCATTTATCCAGGTACTTGCTTGAATCGAAATTTGAGTTTGGATAATCCTGATTTCGCTTGGCGCTGGAAGAAAAACTCTGCCCAGCTTGAAATTAAAAATTGGTCAGGAAATTCCTGTTCTGAAGACTTTCCTCAAGCCATGCGTTATACGGTACTTAAAAGCAAAGCCGGACATCCTGCCTATCAAATGGCCTCTCTGATCGATGATGTACATTTTAAGATCAGCCATATTGTGCGCGGTGCCGATCTTAGGGATTCCAGTCTTTTCCAAATCGCCCTGGCCCAAGAACTTAATTTAAAAAGCTTTGAAGCGGTTCACTTCTATCACCATCCTTTGATTTTAGAGCGGGGCGAAAAACTATCGAAAAGTCAATCTGCACCTGCCGCTAAGATTTACCAAAATCCCCAAGCGCAAAAAGAGCTCTTTAAAAATCTAAGTAGGTATTTAAGCTTAAAGGAAAGTCCGGATTCTTTAACTGAGCTTCTAGCGCTCTATTCCCAATCCGGCTCCGAAGCCTGA
- a CDS encoding 1-acyl-sn-glycerol-3-phosphate acyltransferase: protein MKRSLGKFFFYLAGWKLKANITDEIKHSVMVAAPHTSNWDFPFALAAFWMMGIDLKYFIKNAYTRGLHGLFFRWTGAIGVNQKKHGNLTDYAIRLLKERKMVVLVPAEGTRKKVDKWRTGFYRIAIEAKVPISLGYLDYAKKEAGIRGVFWPSGDFDQDMAHIEAQYRDIGPKFPENYNPKIY, encoded by the coding sequence ATGAAACGCTCCCTCGGAAAATTCTTCTTTTACCTGGCCGGCTGGAAGTTGAAAGCCAATATTACCGATGAAATCAAGCATTCGGTAATGGTAGCGGCTCCCCATACTTCCAATTGGGATTTTCCCTTTGCCTTGGCCGCTTTCTGGATGATGGGAATCGATCTAAAGTACTTCATTAAAAACGCCTATACCCGCGGTTTGCATGGATTGTTTTTTCGTTGGACGGGTGCCATTGGCGTAAACCAGAAGAAGCACGGCAACCTTACGGATTATGCTATCCGTTTGTTGAAGGAGCGTAAAATGGTAGTCTTAGTGCCCGCAGAAGGAACTCGTAAAAAAGTAGATAAATGGCGGACCGGTTTTTACCGCATTGCCATCGAAGCTAAGGTGCCTATTAGTCTGGGTTATCTAGACTATGCCAAAAAAGAAGCCGGCATCAGAGGGGTGTTTTGGCCCAGTGGCGATTTTGATCAGGATATGGCCCATATCGAGGCACAATACCGCGATATAGGTCCAAAGTTTCCTGAGAATTATAATCCTAAAATTTACTAG
- the rdgB gene encoding RdgB/HAM1 family non-canonical purine NTP pyrophosphatase, with product MADLIFASHNDNKSREIRQLLPDYQIASLKDLGFTEDIPETGNSLDVNAAIKAERIFKEYQKPVFADDTGLIVPALDGAPGVFSARYAGPEANAQANMAKLLRELEGEENRYAYFETVICYIDAQGEKHFFSGKVKGRILEQQQGEQGFGYDPVFCAEGESLSFAEMSPAAKNAISHRGRALEAFIRFLQPS from the coding sequence ATGGCCGATTTAATTTTTGCCTCCCACAATGACAATAAGAGTCGGGAAATCCGTCAATTGCTTCCCGATTATCAGATAGCTTCTTTAAAGGATTTGGGTTTTACTGAAGATATCCCGGAGACTGGAAATAGTCTTGATGTTAATGCAGCGATTAAGGCCGAGCGCATTTTTAAAGAGTATCAAAAACCGGTATTTGCAGATGATACAGGCTTAATCGTTCCCGCTTTGGATGGGGCCCCTGGCGTTTTCTCAGCGCGTTATGCCGGCCCGGAAGCCAATGCTCAGGCTAATATGGCTAAACTGCTTAGAGAATTAGAAGGTGAAGAAAATCGCTATGCCTATTTCGAAACAGTAATCTGCTATATAGATGCCCAAGGTGAAAAGCACTTTTTTAGTGGTAAGGTAAAAGGTCGGATTCTCGAGCAGCAACAGGGCGAACAGGGATTTGGCTATGATCCTGTTTTTTGTGCCGAAGGGGAAAGTTTAAGTTTTGCCGAGATGAGCCCGGCTGCCAAGAATGCCATTAGCCACCGGGGTAGAGCATTAGAAGCCTTTATTCGCTTTCTTCAGCCAAGCTGA